The following is a genomic window from Plasmodium yoelii strain 17X genome assembly, chromosome: 12.
GGGAAACAATGAAAAGGTTATACaacaaaatgaagaagaaatGGTATGTTGAACTAttcttattaaataatatattttattcgtTTAAATATTAGTATCTTGTATGAATATTACACTTTTTTGATGAACAGTtctcattttattttaaatttatattttttgaaactgtatataattataatatatattttattactcATAAATATATCCATTGCTTtggatatttatttttacctTTTTCAGATAAATCTCAAAAAAAAACTGGAAATATCTGGAAAATCGAAAAGTGGAATTGAGCTGGAATTAAGGCAACTTCAagataaaaacataaaagtACCCCCCAAAAGTTTAACAATTTAtcacatatattataattagtgtgtacatatgtatatgctaaaaataatagttgtaatttttttgttgcaacatttttttatcattcttttaaatataatatttaggTAGAAAAAGATAACAATAATCTAAGGGAAGAGTTAAATAAAGCAAAAGTTAATGTGTCTATTTTGAAGGAACAAAGCAATGAGGAGTAAGAAAAATAACCAATGATTACTTTATATGTATGTGTATATCTCTTATTGTTCTCTCTTAAAGTCAATTATACCTACCTTTATTGGGGGGATTGTATCTGCATAAAGcttttcataaatatttatacaaataaGAAAAAGATGTTCATGtagaaaataacaatatttaatagcgttatttatttctcttattttttatttttaagacAAAGAAATAGTGAATACTTGATCTCATGCTATAAAGTGGAGGAGAAGAAGTTAAAAGAGGACCTCGAAAATTACAagatagtaaaaaaaaaaaatagctaaaTATATTGATAGTTATGcttatcatttattattttatttttttttttcaaatctTAATAGAAATATGCTATATCagaaaataacaaatattcGAAAACTTTAGAACAAAAGCTCAAAAATATGGAgtatgttattatatatatttatatgataaaacaatTGACCTTGATTTATTTAACCAATTagttattttcattttaatctacacatatattttgttGGCTTCTTTTTTCAATGTAGAATTACACTCAAAGATGTGGAAAATGAGAAGAGTATTTACGAGCGGACATGCTTAAAATATGAGTATACCAtttaatgcatataatatgccttaattttttttttataaaaatatatttatatattgttgCATAATTTGAGGGGTGATCTATATGTAcatgtatatgcatataaatttTTGTATTCATTTTAGAAAAGTAGAAAAAAACTTGAGGGAAGAAATAAAGGAtctaaaaaatgaattatatgattgtaaaaataaattacatCAAGTAAATAAACCAATTTCCCCACCAATTCAAACTATCATGTTTAACGCCAATCCGGAATATGGATTTTCGCAAGGTATCAGTATAGCATATTATtagatttataaaaaatggaaaagataaaatgtacgaaaataatataaggaAATTCttaaacatttatattttaacatggttttatttttttagaaaaagaaaatgaacaTAATATAGACAAAGTTCAAGtactaaaaattatatttatgaatttAGCTACctaccatatatatatatatatatatatatagctcACTATATTTTGCTTTACATGTTATTATACACACCtatcatatgtataaatattatatatattattacatacaCATACAAATGCTtgtatattcctttttttcattaagGAAAGAGAAGAATTTAAATTGGATgaaatgttattaaaaaaaatacacaattaaattaacattttttttaaaaatattaccaAAAACATGGAATAAAACATTTATGGCAATTTCTCATAGCGAATTGCGaacttttccttttttttagtCCAAAAGAATCAGACATTaccgaaaaaataaattccaTAGAAAAGCAGCTGATcgtaatttattttattttattttattcatttactttattttattttttgtttgaaataagaaacatattcattaaatttgCATTTTTTGCTTATCATTTTAGTTGTTAAAACTAGAAAAGAGTACCAAAGAATCAGAACTTATTCGATGCCCTAAATATGGTACGTGTAAAATACTCTCCGTTTTAGAAGAACTTTGCTTAGGAGATACACAAATTTtgttactttttttttttcaattttttgtAGGAAAAAGATCAGAAGAAATTAAGAAGAAGGCATGTTTAGAACAAAAACTAACATACATTAATGACAAAATCAACAttcttaataaaaatttaaaattgataaaaaataaaaaataacacgCAGTATACCATATGCGCTTTTATGCatgaaaacaaattaaacaaacaactttttattttttttctcattaaGATGACAAAATCATTTAACTTAAattgcattattatatatgtattattatatttatatttttataaaaattatgtaagCATTTATTGTGGATATGCGTATATGCAATTTCCTGTGCATATTTTTCTATGCAAATAAATCAGTctgtaaatttttaaaaaagcaaaaaataaGTTATGAAAATAAGTTTAATAAATTACTATATAGTGCCTTTGTGGCAtgcatcattttcattttgtttcccaacttttttaattaaaaaatatatatatattaataatttttcacaATATTTGAAAATTTCTCTTTAAAAATGGAATAACGACGATTTTATAATTGTTATATGcttgtaaaaataattagaaaagaaaaatgtgaagggataattttttttttgtttttttgggtttttatttttccaccCTCACCATCTtctaataatacaataactATATAAGTATAATTGATGCTATTGTTATTTATGGCCTTTTTATTTATCCCATATTCtttgtttcattttctttttctctcctttttttttatttctcttCTCATTTTTCAAACTTAAATAAGATGGTGAGAGAAGCCCACGAATTGCTTGATGGCAGCAGGCCAATACCTATAGACAAAATTACATACGAATTatctcaaaatataatattagcatttgataataatgaacatataaaaagaaataaagaTGTACAAATAGAAATCGAAGCCAGGATTGGATTAGTAATAGATAAGAATAAACACAGATTGAAATTGCCTATTTATACTGATGCAATTGTCGAAAATAATTTCTCGGATTTCCAATCTGGTGTTGATAAAGATTCTTTTCagtatttattaaattatttacataaCATGACACGAAGAAATAATACACAGTCATGTACCactaacaataataatacaaatttaaaCGATAACAACAAAGAAGGTAACATTCCTAATTTGAATAACCCAAACAAAAATGTAAACAGAAATGATACCTCGGCGATTGCCAATAGCACAAATAATGTAATAGACGAacatgaacaaaaaaaaaaaaataataataataataatagtgataataataataatagcaatagtaataataatggtgataataataataatagtaataattttttgaacgaaaaagaaaattcGATATACGAGTTTGTAGCtttaaaatcatataaaagtgtagataaatattatatactaaAAAATGAGAACAATTCTCGAATTAGAGTTACAACTAATATGGATGAAAgcgaaaatgaaaaaaatcaaaGTATGATAAAATCTTTacataaagaaaatataaacacATGGAATGTTTATCTCGGTAATAATAAGGATTATTTTGAAGATGATGATGAAGAAGAAGATAATGAGGATGATGAAACaactaaaaataaacataacaaaaatatgaataagcAAAacaatagtaaaaataaagataataatacAGATGATTGTTTAGATTATCGTATATCAATAAACTTAGAACATACAAAACCTATTAGTaaactatttttatcaaaaattacACCAGTTTATGAAAGATATAAAGAAAGAACaagttttataaataaatatatgggtATTCAATTcgatttaacaaaaataaaaacaaaagataataatgaattttatgaAATCGAAATTGAAATTCCCACAAAAAGTATTTTCAAAGCTATGTCAAatttaagaaataaaaatgattcaaattatttgcattttatttgttcgaatttaataaataatgctAGAGGAATATGTAGccaattaaatttatttaaaaaaaataactttATGAAAATCGGgctaaataataatgatatattgCCATCCATACCAGCTTCTCAAGTTAATTATTCTCATTCTCAAAATGAACAAAAgttgtttaaaaaatatatacattcagTATCGCCTATTATAGGAGATTATATGTTTAGGCTTGTTtcaaaaaatgagaaaattattcaaaaaaagataaaCGATAGCAATATATCGAACCACgacaaaattaatatgtttaaaaatataatagacaTTAGAAggcataataaaaaatgtacaaaATCAGTTACTCAAACATATGCAGAAAATAGATGGAAAGttgttaaaaatgaaaaagcaCAAAATGTTATCGTTTTGGTATCAGATAGTAGCGACCAAAGTGATGGAGAAGAACACCAAAATAGTCAATATGAAAACATAAAACAAAACAGAACAAGCGATCAAAATTCACCACATAACAATTCTAGTGATAATAATGCACATTTTAATGATCAACATAACGAAGACAATGATTACGAAAACaataatttacatttttataatgatgaaaaaaatgatactgaaccaataaataataaaaaaaataaagataccAGTTTTTATGATGATACATAACTATTCAAGAATACATTACACGTATTTAATAgctaacattatttttttgtatattttaacatatatatgc
Proteins encoded in this region:
- a CDS encoding mRNA capping enzyme subunit beta, yielding MVREAHELLDGSRPIPIDKITYELSQNIILAFDNNEHIKRNKDVQIEIEARIGLVIDKNKHRLKLPIYTDAIVENNFSDFQSGVDKDSFQYLLNYLHNMTRRNNTQSCTTNNNNTNLNDNNKEGNIPNLNNPNKNVNRNDTSAIANSTNNVIDEHEQKKKNNNNNNSDNNNNSNSNNNGDNNNNSNNFLNEKENSIYEFVALKSYKSVDKYYILKNENNSRIRVTTNMDESENEKNQSMIKSLHKENINTWNVYLGNNKDYFEDDDEEEDNEDDETTKNKHNKNMNKQNNSKNKDNNTDDCLDYRISINLEHTKPISKLFLSKITPVYERYKERTSFINKYMGIQFDLTKIKTKDNNEFYEIEIEIPTKSIFKAMSNLRNKNDSNYLHFICSNLINNARGICSQLNLFKKNNFMKIGLNNNDILPSIPASQVNYSHSQNEQKLFKKYIHSVSPIIGDYMFRLVSKNEKIIQKKINDSNISNHDKINMFKNIIDIRRHNKKCTKSVTQTYAENRWKVVKNEKAQNVIVLVSDSSDQSDGEEHQNSQYENIKQNRTSDQNSPHNNSSDNNAHFNDQHNEDNDYENNNLHFYNDEKNDTEPINNKKNKDTSFYDDT